From Salinicoccus roseus, one genomic window encodes:
- the rplU gene encoding 50S ribosomal protein L21 → MFAIIETGGKQIKVESGQTIYVEKIDAEEGATFTFDKVLFVGGDSVKVGAPTVEGATVSAKVEKHGRGKKIDVVKFKRRKNYKRKQGHRQPYTKLTVDKIDA, encoded by the coding sequence ATGTTTGCAATTATCGAAACAGGTGGTAAACAGATTAAAGTCGAATCTGGTCAAACGATCTATGTAGAGAAAATTGATGCAGAGGAAGGTGCGACCTTCACATTCGACAAAGTGCTCTTCGTAGGTGGAGATTCCGTCAAGGTCGGTGCGCCTACAGTTGAAGGTGCAACTGTATCTGCGAAAGTTGAAAAGCACGGCCGCGGCAAGAAGATCGACGTGGTGAAATTCAAGCGCAGAAAGAACTACAAGCGTAAGCAAGGGCACCGTCAGCCTTATACGAAGCTGACTGTTGATAAGATCGACGCGTAA
- a CDS encoding ribosomal-processing cysteine protease Prp gives MINVEFNINDDGQVTSFKMEGHAQFDEHGKDIVCAGASAVVFGSVNAILNMTEANPSINMEEETGYFEFKLEEPDDAKLQLLLESMIISLKTIEEEYGEHIRLLFK, from the coding sequence ATGATCAATGTAGAATTCAACATAAACGATGATGGACAGGTTACATCCTTCAAGATGGAAGGGCATGCCCAGTTCGATGAACACGGCAAGGACATTGTCTGTGCCGGTGCTTCAGCAGTCGTTTTCGGTTCTGTAAATGCAATCCTCAATATGACGGAAGCCAACCCTTCCATCAATATGGAGGAAGAGACCGGCTATTTCGAATTCAAACTCGAAGAACCGGACGACGCAAAATTACAGCTGCTGCTTGAAAGCATGATCATTTCTTTAAAAACGATAGAAGAAGAATACGGTGAACATATCA